From Candidatus Bathyarchaeia archaeon:
CAGTCCAACGATTATAACGGCGGAAAGCATGCTTTTTCCCTCTGTTGTCATGTCCACGCCCTCGCTTATTTTCCCACGGGCGACGCCGAAGACTACGCCTTTTTCGTCTTTCTGCAGAAACTCCAGCACATCCGCAATTCTTGTTCTCTTCTCTTCCATAAGTATTGGAATTTCAAGCTTCAAAAGTTTAACAATGTCCTGCATAACCTCATAGGAGGGAAAATAAACGGCGATTCTTCCTCCAATCTTCTGAATAATCTGTTCCAGGTGGGCGGCTATTCGCTTCCACTGAATCTCATTTCGTTTTTCAAATTTTGTCGTGACTGCTTCGTCAACGAGAATGAGCTTGTTCTCCGGCGGGAAGGGGCTTGGCAGTTCTAGGCTTCGGCAGCGGCTTCTATTCAAGCCTAAAACGTCCATATAATAGTCCATGTTCCACAAGGTTCCAGACATAAGTATGGCGGAGCGCAACTCGTTAATGACGCCTGCAGCCAAGGCCGGATCAAGGCATTTGATTCCAAGTTTTACACGTTTTCTTCCATCCTTATCAATTTCCACTTTAACGTATTTGACGTAGCTTGAACCGGTTAGGTTTATCCAGTTAACGAGGAACTCCATGCACCGGGAGAGATAAGAGACTGGGCTTTTTCCCATTTCACTCCTTTTCTGGCGGGCAACCTCGCCTTTATCAGCAAGTTCTTGTATGATTTCCAAGAGCTTGTCGTGGCTTATGTCCAGCTTCTTGGTTAAAGCTTGGAGGAGGACTTCTCCTTCAAGGATATGCTCCACATCAAGTCCATAGTTCCTGTAAACTTTCTTTCCCCAATCAATCATGACCGCGTGCAGTGCCTCTAAAAAGCCGTAGTCGTCAACTTCAAAGGTTTTAGCCTCCTTTCTAGCTATCCGCACAGACCTTGACGAAAGCTCATCAGAGAATATGCCCGCCGCATAATATGGGAGGCTGTGAGCTTCGTCGAAAATGCAGTTGACTTCTCTAACACGGATGCCCGCCCTTCCCAGGATGGATCCTCGTATAGCCTCGACAAGCATGTAGTTGTAGTTGCCGATAACTATATCCGCATAGCGGGTTAGACATCTTGTAACCTCATAGGGGCAAAGCCCCTCGTTGCGGCAGATATCATAAACCTCTTCCGGCAAAGCTGGGCCTATTTCCCTTATTTTGTCGAGGATTTTATGGGTGTGCCAGCTCGGCTTCCATCCATCATAAGTTTTCTCAAAGTATTCGCATGCTCTGCCAAAAATTCCTTC
This genomic window contains:
- a CDS encoding ATP-dependent DNA helicase; its protein translation is MTQKVYREAIVSNESEEAFEDLVKEFFPYTNFRPFQINAIKFAFEIMREGKIGLLCSPCGTGKSISVLTAYFAARKLNSSIGRLLVLTRTKNQLEIYSRELKNIKEQCGVNFTASIFKSKKEMCPYAFEDSKLKDIRYRDFLYYCRGLKEGIFGRACEYFEKTYDGWKPSWHTHKILDKIREIGPALPEEVYDICRNEGLCPYEVTRCLTRYADIVIGNYNYMLVEAIRGSILGRAGIRVREVNCIFDEAHSLPYYAAGIFSDELSSRSVRIARKEAKTFEVDDYGFLEALHAVMIDWGKKVYRNYGLDVEHILEGEVLLQALTKKLDISHDKLLEIIQELADKGEVARQKRSEMGKSPVSYLSRCMEFLVNWINLTGSSYVKYVKVEIDKDGRKRVKLGIKCLDPALAAGVINELRSAILMSGTLWNMDYYMDVLGLNRSRCRSLELPSPFPPENKLILVDEAVTTKFEKRNEIQWKRIAAHLEQIIQKIGGRIAVYFPSYEVMQDIVKLLKLEIPILMEEKRTRIADVLEFLQKDEKGVVFGVARGKISEGVDMTTEGKSMLSAVIIVGLPYPKKTELQKALYKYFKEKFGDKAMEYANTIPCLNALAQSAGRLQRSPEDKGIIVIMDRRAAGRFKRRLPEEWQNEMKAHLQIEKILARIDEFKVKHLEKTVIP